One window from the genome of Leptospira johnsonii encodes:
- a CDS encoding M20/M25/M40 family metallo-hydrolase: MFASRTFLHLCSILFLFQCVTSPIKNTPLKEESHILSWDKRESEAVKILTDLIRIKSVRGNEKRVAEYIRSIFEKEGIKTKLISEPGFPDRVNLIAELEPSVPSSEKGLILGNHLDVVEADPKEWTEDPFAGIIKDGRIHGRGALDCKGLIAMQIISFLELKRSAVPLKRKIMFLSMADEESGSERGARFLLRAHPELFKGYGYMLNEGSFGTRDVAIPGSIIFNIQYAEKGNLWLNVKAKGDQGHGSTPSQNYPSLRLLKFLTEVLEYDSEIRISEETQGFFYQLGTISRFPNSFILKNSNIPILRRLLYGPIRASRQLSAITRNTKAVSGLKTEEGKGHNVLSSLAEAKLDVRLLPGFEPLEYLKEIQKIAEKYEVEVEPASTVSSDKSKLDSILFQTVASVATRKIPGSVAAPFISPGKTDNAYFRQIGMECYGLIPVLLNEKELTMLHAKNESISLENLKLGTQILFEILHQMN; encoded by the coding sequence ATGTTTGCTTCCCGCACATTTCTTCACCTTTGTTCTATCTTATTCCTTTTTCAATGTGTCACATCCCCCATTAAAAACACTCCTCTAAAAGAAGAGAGTCATATCCTATCTTGGGATAAGAGAGAATCAGAAGCGGTTAAAATTCTCACCGATCTGATCCGGATTAAATCGGTGAGAGGAAACGAAAAACGAGTCGCAGAATATATCCGATCTATTTTCGAAAAGGAAGGGATCAAAACTAAGCTTATCTCCGAGCCTGGCTTTCCGGATAGAGTGAATCTGATTGCAGAGTTGGAGCCAAGTGTTCCTAGTTCTGAAAAAGGTTTAATTTTAGGAAACCATTTGGATGTGGTAGAAGCGGATCCTAAGGAATGGACGGAAGATCCTTTTGCGGGGATTATCAAAGACGGTAGAATTCACGGGAGAGGAGCCTTGGATTGTAAGGGATTAATTGCGATGCAGATCATTTCTTTTCTGGAACTCAAAAGATCTGCGGTTCCACTTAAAAGAAAAATAATGTTCTTAAGTATGGCGGACGAAGAATCGGGCAGCGAAAGAGGCGCCAGGTTTTTACTCAGGGCTCATCCTGAATTATTCAAAGGTTACGGATATATGTTGAACGAGGGGAGTTTCGGGACGAGGGATGTCGCTATTCCAGGAAGTATCATCTTCAATATCCAATATGCAGAAAAAGGAAATCTTTGGTTGAATGTAAAGGCTAAAGGGGACCAGGGACATGGAAGCACTCCGAGTCAAAATTATCCAAGTCTTAGACTTTTGAAATTTTTGACAGAAGTTTTGGAATACGATAGTGAGATCCGTATTTCCGAGGAAACCCAAGGATTTTTTTATCAGTTGGGAACGATCAGTCGATTTCCTAATTCATTTATATTAAAAAATTCAAATATTCCAATCTTGAGAAGATTACTGTACGGGCCAATTCGTGCAAGTAGACAGCTCAGTGCGATCACTCGAAATACTAAGGCCGTTTCCGGTCTGAAAACGGAAGAAGGTAAAGGTCATAATGTACTTTCCTCCTTAGCGGAAGCGAAACTGGATGTGAGACTTCTTCCTGGATTTGAGCCTCTGGAATATTTGAAAGAGATCCAGAAGATCGCCGAAAAATATGAAGTAGAAGTGGAACCTGCATCCACAGTTTCTTCAGACAAATCTAAATTAGATTCTATTCTTTTTCAAACGGTTGCTTCTGTTGCGACTCGTAAAATCCCGGGAAGTGTGGCGGCACCTTTTATTTCTCCAGGTAAAACGGATAATGCTTACTTTCGTCAGATAGGTATGGAGTGTTATGGGTTAATTCCTGTTCTTCTGAACGAAAAAGAACTCACTATGCTTCATGCTAAGAACGAAAGTATTAGTCTGGAAAATTTGAAATTGGGAACACAGATCCTATTCGAGATACTACATCAAATGAACTGA
- a CDS encoding ArnT family glycosyltransferase produces the protein MNFVQDGKNVPLVKYSVWFLLAVAVLPLFLTFPLDVIDIDSSQYAEIGREMTDSGNWFFIRDNGRRYLDKPILTFWKISSSFTLFGQNNYAFRLPAILMTLLSLWGVFTITKLYSGNIKRAWISVFLYALSPGLYAMVVDPKIDVYVTPYIILVFAFYYLGTKKNPAYYYAMYLAMGLGFVTKGPIAVVIPGIGIGGDILFRRDWKRLLGMKLFPGGILALLPPFLWSIPLYLEFNTYGPYFFLWVQSFGRFYIKMYDQKFNPLFFYSNFSWAFGIFILPFFVWIGSNFYGFLKEKGGSLFSNIRKNEWKDQDFVPAFWLFLFLFLISFSKYQLPQYIYWCLPAGAVVGSGFLLRLIESPEGSLSFAGKILVYLTSLGFVFAGILFPILVLDVPVSYYVWLAIYLGIAAIVLLYFKTEAVLGTLVVSVSFFFTLVSLYAYPLLVSYQPSKEVGEIIQEAEPGKEKFLMFGVPASKRSYAFYSKRLTRTLFDPEVLFEALEKDGERMILISEKYLPHFDAFTANRVDLDIFAEYESYKVATPEFGFFLKSKRDSLTTKVYLGKIRFKPGKETATPNSK, from the coding sequence ATGAATTTCGTTCAGGATGGGAAAAACGTTCCGCTTGTGAAATATTCTGTTTGGTTTCTTTTGGCAGTAGCTGTTCTGCCCTTGTTTTTGACATTTCCTTTGGATGTGATCGATATCGACTCTTCCCAGTACGCGGAGATCGGCAGGGAAATGACCGATAGCGGGAATTGGTTTTTTATCCGAGACAATGGCAGAAGATACCTAGACAAACCGATCCTTACATTTTGGAAGATCAGTTCTTCTTTTACTCTTTTCGGCCAGAACAATTACGCATTCCGTTTGCCTGCAATACTCATGACCTTACTCTCTCTCTGGGGAGTGTTTACGATCACCAAGTTATATTCAGGAAATATAAAACGTGCATGGATATCCGTATTCTTATACGCTTTGTCTCCCGGATTGTACGCGATGGTGGTGGATCCTAAGATAGACGTATATGTGACTCCTTATATCATTTTAGTATTCGCTTTTTATTATTTAGGAACAAAAAAGAATCCCGCCTATTATTACGCGATGTATCTTGCTATGGGACTCGGCTTTGTCACAAAAGGGCCGATCGCAGTAGTGATCCCCGGAATTGGGATTGGCGGAGACATTCTTTTTAGAAGGGACTGGAAAAGACTTCTCGGGATGAAATTATTCCCAGGAGGAATTTTGGCATTACTTCCTCCTTTCTTATGGTCTATTCCTTTGTATTTGGAATTCAATACTTACGGACCTTATTTCTTTCTTTGGGTCCAATCTTTTGGTCGTTTTTATATCAAGATGTACGACCAAAAATTCAATCCTCTATTCTTCTATTCCAACTTCTCTTGGGCGTTTGGTATATTTATATTACCTTTCTTTGTCTGGATTGGATCGAATTTTTATGGATTCTTAAAGGAGAAGGGCGGAAGTCTATTTTCTAATATTCGAAAAAATGAATGGAAGGATCAGGATTTTGTTCCGGCTTTCTGGTTATTCTTATTTTTGTTTCTGATCAGTTTTTCCAAATACCAATTGCCTCAATACATTTATTGGTGCCTTCCTGCTGGAGCGGTCGTCGGTTCGGGATTTTTACTGAGATTGATAGAAAGCCCGGAAGGATCTCTTTCTTTCGCAGGTAAAATTTTAGTTTATCTTACTAGCTTGGGATTCGTATTTGCAGGGATCTTATTCCCCATCTTGGTTTTAGATGTTCCTGTTTCCTATTATGTTTGGTTGGCTATTTATCTAGGAATTGCAGCGATCGTTCTATTGTATTTTAAAACGGAAGCTGTGCTTGGGACCTTAGTGGTATCCGTCTCCTTCTTCTTTACTTTAGTAAGTTTGTATGCTTATCCATTGCTTGTGTCTTACCAACCTTCGAAAGAAGTAGGGGAGATTATCCAAGAAGCGGAACCTGGAAAAGAAAAGTTTCTGATGTTCGGAGTGCCCGCTTCTAAAAGATCCTATGCATTTTATTCAAAACGTTTGACCAGGACCTTATTCGATCCTGAAGTTCTATTCGAAGCGCTGGAAAAGGACGGAGAAAGAATGATACTCATCTCTGAAAAGTATCTGCCTCATTTCGATGCGTTCACCGCGAATCGAGTGGATCTGGATATTTTTGCAGAATATGAAAGTTATAAGGTGGCCACTCCTGAGTTTGGTTTCTTTCTAAAATCCAAACGAGATTCTTTGACTACCAAGGTGTATTTAGGAAAGATCCGATTTAAACCCGGAAAAGAGACTGCAACGCCGAATTCTAAATAA
- a CDS encoding Cys-rich protein produces the protein MRLSLFSTLFLFSFIMIGLTDCKDPYQQKCQEICGFFTSCVEKQFESKGRMEASQKSFMQIECESGCLREQGYAMPCYESEKTCTGFTRCLMESGLMD, from the coding sequence ATGAGGCTGTCCCTTTTTTCGACCTTATTCTTATTTTCTTTTATTATGATCGGGCTCACCGATTGTAAGGATCCTTACCAACAAAAATGCCAAGAGATCTGCGGATTTTTCACCTCTTGCGTGGAGAAACAATTCGAATCTAAGGGACGGATGGAAGCTTCCCAAAAAAGTTTCATGCAGATCGAGTGTGAATCCGGATGTTTAAGAGAACAAGGATATGCAATGCCTTGTTACGAGTCCGAAAAAACATGTACCGGATTTACTCGTTGCCTCATGGAATCCGGGCTCATGGATTGA
- the rlmN gene encoding 23S rRNA (adenine(2503)-C(2))-methyltransferase RlmN: MNETLSNSELQENGTRKIPVKGQTLEELTRIISELGEKPFRAKQIYNGLYVNRYESWEEFSTIGKDLKEKLKEKFTFSSISVAKHLKSVDGTQKFTFESAPGSGKEFESVWIPSGDGGRKTICISSQVGCTLNCKFCATAKLPYQGNLKAGEIIDQILQVEKIVGDRATNIVFMGMGEPMHNYFNVMRAAELLHDQEALGMGAKRITISTSGVVNGIRRFIENKEPYNLAISLNHPDPNGRKEIMDIEEKFSLPELLDAALEYTKVLKRRITFEYVMIPGVNMSGEDAKKLVKIARRLDCKINVIPLNTEFYGWRRPTDQEIDEFLRHLEPAGVPILNRRSPGKDINGACGMLAAKS, translated from the coding sequence GTGAACGAAACCCTTTCCAATTCTGAACTCCAGGAAAATGGAACCCGAAAAATACCGGTCAAGGGCCAAACCTTGGAAGAACTCACCCGGATCATTTCAGAACTGGGAGAAAAGCCATTTAGAGCGAAACAAATTTATAATGGATTGTACGTAAATCGTTACGAGTCCTGGGAAGAATTTTCCACGATCGGAAAAGACTTAAAGGAAAAATTAAAGGAGAAGTTTACCTTCTCCTCCATCAGCGTCGCGAAACATTTAAAATCGGTAGATGGGACCCAAAAATTCACATTCGAGTCCGCTCCAGGAAGTGGAAAAGAGTTCGAATCAGTTTGGATCCCTTCCGGTGACGGTGGAAGAAAAACAATCTGCATTTCTTCTCAAGTGGGTTGCACCTTAAATTGTAAATTCTGCGCCACAGCTAAATTGCCTTACCAAGGAAATTTAAAAGCGGGAGAGATCATAGACCAGATCCTTCAGGTGGAAAAGATAGTAGGCGATCGAGCCACGAACATAGTCTTCATGGGAATGGGCGAGCCTATGCATAATTACTTTAATGTAATGCGTGCAGCGGAACTTCTTCATGACCAGGAAGCTTTAGGTATGGGCGCAAAAAGGATCACAATCTCCACCTCAGGAGTAGTGAACGGTATTCGTAGATTTATAGAAAATAAAGAACCTTATAATCTTGCGATCTCGCTCAATCATCCGGATCCGAACGGAAGAAAAGAGATCATGGACATAGAGGAGAAGTTTTCGCTTCCCGAACTTTTAGACGCAGCCTTAGAATATACCAAAGTTCTAAAGCGTAGGATTACGTTCGAATATGTAATGATCCCCGGTGTGAACATGAGCGGAGAAGACGCTAAAAAATTAGTGAAGATCGCAAGAAGACTGGATTGTAAAATAAACGTAATCCCTTTGAACACCGAGTTTTACGGCTGGAGAAGGCCCACCGATCAGGAAATAGATGAGTTTTTACGTCATCTGGAACCTGCAGGAGTTCCTATTTTAAACAGACGGTCCCCCGGAAAAGACATCAATGGGGCCTGCGGAATGCTCGCCGCAAAAAGTTGA
- a CDS encoding tetratricopeptide repeat protein: MQRILGIFLVVGLILAGIQIFSPDGSVSSNEPEKSDTQKEEPKPETSLQLSALFSGITDFINQLEKESASRNSTPEILSDQELQELFQQGLDSYNAAEYENSISQYDRYIAVNSKNTSAFYNRGLGKYYLNRYAEAETDFDSAYSLDPKNLDSLYYRGLSRFGLERKEEGLEDLNRAIDSGLIKSYAFAERAIQLGILGKAKESLADAKKAVQLDPEYPRAIFALGFANYASGKYKDSIDSYSKVLKILPDDSISYFNRGLGYAALKRKAESCKDYKKSWDLGYTNAEKEYKDSCK; this comes from the coding sequence ATGCAGAGAATATTGGGTATTTTCCTAGTGGTGGGTTTGATCTTGGCGGGGATTCAGATCTTTTCTCCGGATGGGTCTGTTTCTTCTAACGAGCCGGAAAAATCGGACACACAAAAAGAAGAACCAAAACCGGAGACTTCTTTACAACTTTCCGCACTCTTTTCTGGGATAACCGATTTTATAAACCAGTTAGAAAAAGAATCCGCAAGTCGCAATAGCACTCCTGAAATTCTTTCAGACCAGGAATTGCAGGAACTTTTCCAACAAGGTTTAGATTCTTATAATGCGGCAGAGTATGAAAATTCTATCTCTCAATACGATCGTTATATTGCTGTGAATTCCAAAAATACTTCCGCATTCTATAATCGTGGTTTGGGTAAATATTATCTGAATAGATACGCCGAGGCCGAAACGGATTTTGATTCCGCATATTCTTTGGATCCTAAGAATCTGGATTCATTATATTACAGAGGTTTAAGTCGTTTCGGTTTGGAAAGAAAAGAAGAAGGTTTGGAAGACTTGAATCGGGCCATCGATTCCGGACTGATAAAATCATACGCTTTTGCGGAACGAGCTATCCAACTAGGTATATTAGGAAAAGCGAAAGAATCTTTGGCGGACGCTAAAAAAGCGGTACAATTGGATCCGGAATATCCTAGAGCGATCTTTGCCCTAGGTTTTGCCAATTATGCTTCCGGAAAATATAAGGATAGTATAGATTCTTATTCCAAAGTTTTGAAGATACTGCCGGACGATTCGATCTCTTACTTCAATCGAGGATTGGGTTATGCTGCCTTAAAAAGAAAGGCAGAGTCCTGTAAAGATTATAAAAAATCCTGGGATCTGGGATATACAAACGCAGAAAAAGAATATAAGGATTCTTGCAAGTGA
- the sufB gene encoding Fe-S cluster assembly protein SufB: MAQALEIISDEDRYYRADNFPKGLTRKVVESISHIKNEPSWLTEFRLEAFKVFESKPMPSWGFFPNFKVNIDEYVHYIGANHKKKKSWDEVDPEVLKSFERLGIPEHERKYLAGIEAMEDSETVYANVKKELTDLGILFCDIDTAIREYPDIVRKYIGSVVSIGDNKFSALNSAVFSGGSFAYVPKGVKTPMPLQAYFKVTAASSGQYERTLLIAEDGAELEYSEGCSSVQDKGTNFHTAVVELIAHKNSKIFYTTIQNWKKNMYNWTVKRGLCHEAAHITWTDVNIGANTIKYPGIVLQGDNSTGDILSLAFAGSGQIQDTGARIIHVGKNTRSNILAKGVSLDGGINSYRGLVKFTTGSSNAYSHVKCDGLMMDDRSQSHAYPYNDVSGQNGTLNYEATVSRIDEDQLFYLQSRGLSEDDAKLLIINGFCEGVTKHLNVEYSVEMTRLIRMILEDGKVISEHSDSVVS; encoded by the coding sequence ATGGCACAAGCACTTGAGATCATTTCCGACGAAGATAGGTATTATCGTGCAGATAATTTTCCCAAAGGACTTACCCGCAAAGTGGTAGAGTCTATCTCCCATATTAAAAATGAGCCAAGCTGGCTAACTGAATTCCGTCTAGAAGCATTTAAGGTTTTTGAAAGTAAACCTATGCCTAGTTGGGGATTTTTTCCCAACTTCAAAGTGAATATAGACGAGTATGTACATTATATAGGCGCAAATCATAAAAAGAAAAAATCCTGGGACGAAGTGGATCCTGAAGTATTAAAAAGTTTTGAAAGACTTGGGATCCCTGAACACGAAAGAAAATACCTGGCTGGAATTGAGGCCATGGAAGATTCAGAAACTGTTTACGCTAACGTCAAAAAGGAACTTACCGACTTAGGAATTCTATTCTGCGATATCGATACTGCGATTCGCGAATATCCAGATATCGTTCGTAAATACATCGGGAGTGTAGTCTCTATTGGGGACAATAAATTCTCCGCATTGAACTCCGCGGTTTTTTCGGGCGGATCTTTCGCTTACGTCCCTAAGGGTGTTAAAACCCCTATGCCTTTACAGGCATATTTTAAAGTGACTGCAGCTTCTTCTGGGCAATATGAAAGAACTTTGTTGATCGCAGAAGATGGAGCAGAATTGGAATATTCGGAAGGATGTTCTTCTGTGCAAGACAAGGGCACAAATTTCCATACTGCTGTAGTAGAACTGATCGCTCATAAGAATTCCAAAATATTCTACACAACCATCCAGAACTGGAAAAAGAATATGTACAACTGGACCGTTAAGCGTGGCCTTTGTCATGAAGCTGCTCATATTACCTGGACGGATGTGAATATAGGCGCAAACACGATCAAGTATCCGGGCATCGTATTACAAGGGGATAATTCTACCGGCGATATTCTGTCCTTGGCTTTTGCCGGTTCCGGCCAGATCCAAGATACAGGAGCAAGGATCATTCACGTTGGTAAAAACACCCGCAGTAATATTCTGGCAAAAGGTGTTTCCTTGGATGGCGGGATCAACTCTTACAGAGGTCTTGTAAAATTTACAACTGGTTCTTCCAACGCATACAGCCACGTAAAATGCGACGGTCTGATGATGGACGATCGTTCCCAATCCCATGCGTATCCTTATAATGATGTAAGCGGGCAGAATGGAACCTTGAACTATGAGGCGACTGTTTCTCGTATTGACGAGGACCAACTCTTTTATCTTCAATCCAGAGGACTTTCGGAAGACGACGCAAAACTTCTGATCATCAACGGTTTTTGCGAGGGTGTAACTAAACATCTAAACGTAGAATATTCGGTAGAGATGACTAGGCTTATCAGAATGATCCTGGAAGACGGGAAAGTTATTTCCGAACATTCGGATTCTGTCGTTTCCTGA
- a CDS encoding peroxiredoxin encodes MPQVTSLAPDFKAEAVIGQQIKEIKLSEYKGKWVVLFFWPLDFTFVCPTEIIEYDAKLDEFKKIGAEVLGVSVDSAFTHLAWKNTPRKQGGLGDIKYPLIADITKSIARDYGVLTEGGVALRGTFVIDPAGVIRQSTINDLPVGRNIDEAIRLVKAFQYVEKHGEVCPANWDEGKKTMKADPEKSKEYFSSVN; translated from the coding sequence ATGCCTCAAGTTACTTCACTCGCACCGGACTTTAAAGCAGAAGCCGTCATCGGCCAGCAAATCAAGGAAATCAAACTTTCCGAATATAAAGGAAAGTGGGTTGTTCTATTCTTCTGGCCCCTCGACTTCACTTTCGTTTGTCCTACTGAGATCATCGAGTACGATGCAAAACTGGACGAATTCAAAAAAATCGGAGCGGAAGTTCTAGGAGTTTCCGTAGACAGCGCTTTTACTCACCTTGCATGGAAGAACACTCCTCGTAAACAAGGCGGATTGGGAGATATCAAGTATCCTCTAATCGCTGACATAACCAAGTCAATCGCAAGAGATTACGGAGTTCTTACTGAAGGCGGAGTTGCTCTAAGAGGGACCTTCGTGATCGATCCTGCCGGAGTGATCCGTCAGTCCACCATCAACGATCTTCCTGTAGGAAGAAACATAGACGAAGCGATCCGTCTAGTCAAAGCTTTCCAATACGTGGAAAAACACGGCGAAGTTTGCCCTGCAAACTGGGACGAAGGAAAGAAAACCATGAAAGCGGATCCAGAAAAGTCCAAAGAATACTTCTCTTCGGTAAACTAA
- a CDS encoding YciI family protein, with protein sequence MYIVLLKFDFNKSKAPQLMGAHNEWIKNGFEDGHFILVGSLKPGLGGAILVQNISREDLEERISADPFVAENVVKAEILEVEPSKVVPSLEFLVGSSKT encoded by the coding sequence ATGTATATTGTATTACTAAAATTTGATTTTAATAAAAGTAAAGCTCCGCAGCTTATGGGTGCACACAACGAATGGATTAAGAACGGTTTTGAAGATGGTCATTTTATACTTGTGGGAAGTCTCAAGCCAGGACTTGGAGGAGCTATTCTTGTCCAAAATATATCGAGAGAAGATTTGGAAGAAAGAATATCAGCGGACCCGTTCGTAGCAGAAAATGTTGTGAAGGCTGAAATTTTAGAAGTAGAACCTTCAAAAGTTGTTCCGTCTTTAGAGTTCTTGGTGGGATCCTCAAAAACCTGA
- a CDS encoding TetR/AcrR family transcriptional regulator: MKGLATRDQIIEVADKLFYEKGFESTSFADIAEIIKISRGNFYHHFKSKDEILDAVIEYRLTNTRNMLNSWESEVGSPKDRILSFINILIMNIAKIKFYGCPVGTLCTELAKLNHPAQTNANKLFTLFREWLKKQFRLAGHSKNADEFAMYILGMSQGVATLGSAFQDEKYIRQEVGRMTNWLEGLK; the protein is encoded by the coding sequence ATGAAAGGCTTAGCTACGCGAGATCAAATTATCGAAGTGGCAGATAAACTTTTTTACGAGAAAGGTTTTGAAAGTACTTCGTTTGCGGATATTGCCGAAATTATAAAAATTTCCCGAGGCAATTTTTATCATCATTTCAAATCGAAGGATGAGATCTTGGATGCTGTTATCGAATATCGACTGACTAATACCAGGAATATGCTTAATAGCTGGGAGTCGGAAGTCGGTTCACCCAAAGATCGTATTCTAAGTTTTATTAATATTCTAATTATGAATATAGCTAAGATAAAGTTTTACGGATGTCCTGTCGGAACTCTTTGTACAGAACTCGCCAAATTGAATCATCCGGCTCAGACGAATGCGAATAAACTTTTTACTCTGTTTAGAGAATGGTTAAAGAAGCAGTTTCGCCTTGCCGGTCATTCTAAGAATGCTGACGAGTTTGCTATGTATATTTTGGGTATGAGTCAAGGAGTAGCTACTCTTGGGAGCGCTTTTCAAGATGAGAAGTATATCAGACAAGAAGTAGGCCGAATGACGAACTGGCTTGAAGGTTTAAAATAA